A region from the Melopsittacus undulatus isolate bMelUnd1 chromosome 13, bMelUnd1.mat.Z, whole genome shotgun sequence genome encodes:
- the LOC101870625 gene encoding lysophosphatidic acid receptor 1-like: MNMYPNCSTNHTQIWSHYLVLALGIPQLTINIASVIFNCIVIFTRIATKDLHKPISILFCNLAFSDLFTSFSGFWISMLFITNPDITIFGSKDMLAPYAFYTMSVLSTIYNLVSIGIERYLAVAESMRTRFRVARNHSIAAVLISWVLALFLGCLPLMGWNCLSTGKNLSVLYSPFCIDYLIFIAIPNVVVAFLIPLFTYLRIIIILRKRKLRMKACGQATGTYKSAEIQVARTSIFIWLLALVSYAPVFAGVIFDAINKQCHTDLYPGVYIFRNCTAMLITINCLGNPIIYTLKAKTLGAKLKALKCLFTAHVQACTLENT; the protein is encoded by the coding sequence ATGAACATGTACCCAAACTGCTCTACTAATCACACTCAAATTTGGAGTCATTATTTAGTACTTGCACTGGGCATCCCTCAACTGACCATTAACATAGCATCTGTGATCTTCAACTGCATAGTCATCTTCACCAGGATTGCAACAAAAGACCTGCACAAGCCTATCTCTATACTTTTCTGCAATTTGGCCTTTTCTGATCTCTTCACCAGCTTTTCTGGCTTTTGGATTTCAATGCTGTTCATCACCAATCCTGACATTACAATCTTTGGATCTAAGGACATGCTTGCACCTTACGCCTTTTACACCATGTCTGTTTTATCCACCATCTATAACTTGGTAAGCATTGGAATTGAACGCTACCTGGCTGTGGCTGAAAGCATGAGGACAAGGTTCAGGGTTGCTAGAAACCATTCCATAGCTGCAGTTTTAATTAGCTGGGTCCTGGCTTTGTTTTTGGGCTGCTTGCCATTGATGGGGTGGAACTGCTTGAGTACGGGAAAAAATCTCTCTGTCCTCTACAGTCCTTTTTGCATCGACTACCTCATCTTCATCGCTATTCCCAATGTTGTGGTGGCTTTTCTTATACCTCTGTTCACTTACCTTAGAATCATTATCATcctgaggaaaaggaagctgagaatgaaagcatgTGGACAAGCCACTGGCACCTACAAATCTGCTGAAATCCAGGTTGCCAGAACCAGTATCTTTATTTGGCTCCTGGCATTGGTCTCCTATGCTCCTGTATTCGCAGGAGTCATATTCGATGCAATTAACAAGCAGTGCCACACTGATCTCTACCCAGGAGTCTATATCTTCCGAAACTGCACAGCTATGCTGATAACCATAAACTGTTTGGGAAACCCCATCATATATACCCTGAAAGCCAAAACTCTGGGGGCTAAGCTCAAGGCTCTGAAATGCCTCTTCACTGCCCATGTCCAAGCCTGCACCCTTGAGAACACCTAG
- the ZNHIT3 gene encoding zinc finger HIT domain-containing protein 3, producing the protein MRAPGPCAVCGAAGAGKYRCPRCTAAYCSVPCCRTHRERCTPEPKREQEASAALPPPPADGPWSVDDILSEDDERDRVPLQKLKLLGESEELRTLLLNPHLRQLLLTLDQAEDKSSLMKKYMQEPLFVEFADCCLGIVEPPEKENVLPE; encoded by the exons ATGCGGGCTCCGGGGCCTTGCGCTGTGTGCGGAGCGGCCGGGGCGGGCAAGTACCGGTGTCCGCGCTGCACCGCGGCCTA CTGCTCCGTGCCGTGCTGCAGGACACACAGGG AGCGCTGCACACCGGAGCCGAAACGGGAGCAAGAGGCCTCTGCAGCGCTGCCCCCCCCGCCCGCCGACGGCCCCTGGTCGGTGGATGACATCCTGAGCGAAGACGATGAACGGGACCGCGTCCCgctgcagaagctgaagctCCTCG GGGAATCGGAAGAACTGAGAACCTTGCTGCTGAATCCACATCTCCGGCAGCTCCTGCTGACCCTCGATCAAGCGGAAGACAAAAGCTCCCTCATGAAGAAGTACATGCAGGAGCCGTTGTTCGTTGAGTTTGCAGACTGCTGCTTGGGAATTGTTGAGCCTCCAGAGAAGGAGAACGTGCTTCCTGAGTGA